In uncultured Desulfovibrio sp., a single window of DNA contains:
- a CDS encoding V4R domain-containing protein — protein MAVARPSLGVYTRIEVYRLLQYTLRDILEDEFGHIKTDEIFRRAGALAGKEFYKKYITDVSDISGLVKIIEDKFMELGIGIFRVESIDLDTLSFTLNVEEDLDCSGLPDSNEQICVYDEGFIQGILESYTGTKFKVREIDCWCTGARTCRFNANAIDQTHGD, from the coding sequence ATGGCTGTTGCACGCCCAAGCCTTGGAGTATATACCCGCATTGAAGTATATAGACTTCTGCAATATACTTTGAGAGACATTCTTGAAGATGAATTTGGACATATAAAAACAGATGAAATATTCCGCAGAGCCGGTGCTCTTGCAGGCAAAGAATTTTATAAAAAGTATATTACAGATGTCAGTGACATTTCAGGCTTGGTGAAAATCATTGAAGACAAGTTCATGGAACTGGGAATAGGTATCTTTCGCGTGGAAAGTATCGATCTCGACACCCTGAGCTTCACTCTGAATGTTGAAGAAGACCTCGACTGCTCTGGACTGCCGGACAGCAACGAACAGATTTGCGTTTATGATGAGGGCTTTATCCAGGGCATCCTTGAATCGTACACGGGGACAAAGTTCAAAGTCCGCGAGATTGACTGTTGGTGCACCGGAGCCCGCACCTGCCGTTTCAACGCCAATGCTATAGATCAGACGCACGGTGATTAA
- a CDS encoding diguanylate cyclase, whose protein sequence is MKMDLFVDCDMQISTVHKVLHHVEKLLDAATPPEVPSAFTKNEDFIRLHEKMISLRDIMTSFASGDLSPQITMSGVVAGSCKALQANLRHMTWKVQQVENGDYSQRMDFMGDFSSSFNSMVVQLANTIDALQQKEASLQEEARQRNEAMRQLEQSEAKFKYMAQHDPLTGVFNRRFFFFSAMEQMERCFAMRRNCCYCLLDVDHFKKFNDTYGHVEGDWALKHIVEQAQKSLRRADIMGRYGGEEFIFFFSDADMEQGRAAAERIRVAVESEPCQLQDGRKIPVTVSMGVAGLLAKKVADQNSNILQQHAIKIADTALYQAKGNGRNTVHVAEIVNIT, encoded by the coding sequence ATGAAAATGGATCTCTTTGTTGATTGCGACATGCAGATAAGCACGGTGCATAAAGTACTGCATCATGTTGAAAAATTGCTCGATGCTGCAACCCCTCCGGAAGTTCCTTCTGCATTTACAAAAAACGAAGACTTTATCCGGCTGCATGAAAAAATGATATCCTTGCGTGATATTATGACATCTTTTGCTTCCGGCGACCTTTCCCCCCAGATTACAATGAGCGGAGTTGTCGCAGGGTCATGCAAGGCTTTACAGGCGAACCTTCGGCATATGACATGGAAGGTGCAGCAAGTTGAAAATGGAGACTATTCGCAACGCATGGACTTCATGGGAGACTTTTCGTCTTCATTCAACAGCATGGTAGTCCAGCTTGCAAACACGATAGATGCTTTACAGCAGAAGGAAGCGTCCCTTCAGGAAGAGGCCAGGCAACGCAATGAAGCCATGAGGCAACTGGAGCAAAGTGAAGCCAAATTTAAATATATGGCACAGCATGATCCACTGACTGGCGTGTTTAATCGCAGATTTTTCTTCTTTTCCGCAATGGAACAGATGGAGCGGTGCTTTGCAATGCGACGAAACTGCTGCTATTGCCTTCTTGATGTAGATCACTTCAAAAAATTTAATGATACATACGGCCATGTTGAAGGCGATTGGGCATTGAAGCATATTGTGGAGCAAGCTCAAAAAAGCCTGCGGCGGGCTGACATCATGGGGCGTTACGGGGGCGAGGAATTCATCTTTTTCTTTTCCGATGCCGATATGGAACAGGGCCGTGCTGCGGCGGAGAGAATTCGTGTAGCGGTGGAAAGTGAGCCTTGCCAGCTTCAAGATGGCAGAAAAATTCCCGTGACTGTGAGTATGGGGGTTGCAGGCCTGCTAGCAAAAAAAGTGGCAGACCAGAATAGCAATATCCTTCAGCAACATGCAATAAAAATAGCTGACACAGCATTGTATCAGGCCAAGGGAAACGGAAGGAATACCGTTCATGTTGCTGAAATTGTTAATATTACATAA
- a CDS encoding sigma-54-dependent Fis family transcriptional regulator, translated as MLSDLQPSVQSYADVISKVTGIDVEIMDSSMVRVAGTGIYADKVGESLAQAGEVYKEVMRSRQTVLVKSPRHHEICTNCHNQDNCRERFSLATPIADAATLHGVIGLVCFNDEDRARVMASLDSYSAFISFLADGLALKIGEKTHLSQTTRMLDLMLQAVDIPGLGLILFNRDGSQLYANTPAREFFGETQGKNLQSGDIQPCGSSVYGYEEFEVKAPDGVVHTLPGRMVHLDCGQHYSADMFAFELPKRLARLAGDLNSHSAASGFDSIIGSSGPLESLKTKAMQIADSGSTVLITGESGTGKELLARAIHNAGPRKNAPFIAINCGGIPDTLLESELFGYVSGAFTGASSKGRMGKFELAEGGVIFLDEISAMPLYVQVKLLRVLQERVVIRLGSNRLISVNVRVIAASNEDLRDCIARNAFREDLFYRLNVIPLDMPPLRQRVGDVPILANFFLDKYCALFQKRRPRLRSSVQHLLEQYPWPGNVRELEHVVEYAVNMMPEDGTIDIDCLPAKLLDDVRRLKTPAPPAVEQDPPISGVQQIIPLAQMEEQAIRAALNVFGTSTAGKKKAAQALGLSLATFYRKLHSFSN; from the coding sequence ATGCTTTCTGATCTTCAGCCTTCAGTGCAATCATACGCTGACGTCATTTCCAAAGTTACAGGTATTGACGTTGAAATTATGGACAGCAGTATGGTTCGTGTTGCTGGAACAGGCATATATGCCGACAAGGTGGGCGAGAGCCTTGCGCAGGCTGGAGAAGTGTACAAGGAGGTCATGCGGAGCCGCCAAACAGTGCTGGTTAAATCCCCACGGCACCATGAAATCTGCACCAACTGCCATAATCAGGATAACTGCCGCGAGCGTTTCTCTCTGGCGACCCCCATTGCCGATGCCGCAACCCTGCACGGCGTCATTGGCCTTGTCTGCTTCAACGATGAAGACCGCGCCCGCGTGATGGCCTCACTGGACAGCTATTCCGCCTTCATTTCTTTTCTGGCCGACGGTCTGGCCCTGAAAATCGGCGAAAAAACGCACCTCAGCCAGACCACGCGTATGCTCGACCTCATGCTTCAGGCCGTGGATATTCCAGGCCTTGGGCTTATTTTGTTCAACCGGGACGGTAGCCAGCTCTACGCCAACACCCCAGCTCGCGAATTTTTTGGTGAAACACAAGGCAAAAACCTTCAGTCTGGCGATATCCAGCCCTGCGGCAGCTCTGTATACGGCTACGAAGAATTTGAGGTCAAAGCACCGGATGGGGTCGTGCATACGTTGCCAGGCCGAATGGTGCATCTGGATTGCGGGCAACACTACTCGGCCGACATGTTCGCCTTTGAGCTGCCCAAGAGGCTGGCGCGCCTGGCTGGCGACCTGAACTCCCACAGCGCGGCCTCGGGCTTTGATTCCATCATTGGCAGCTCCGGCCCCCTTGAAAGCCTGAAAACCAAGGCCATGCAGATTGCTGATTCCGGTTCAACGGTTCTGATCACCGGCGAATCCGGCACAGGCAAGGAGCTTTTGGCCCGGGCCATACACAATGCCGGGCCGCGCAAAAATGCGCCGTTCATTGCCATTAACTGCGGCGGCATTCCTGATACGCTGCTTGAGAGCGAGCTTTTCGGCTATGTCAGCGGCGCATTTACGGGCGCCTCCAGCAAAGGGCGCATGGGAAAGTTTGAACTGGCCGAGGGCGGGGTTATTTTTCTGGACGAGATATCGGCCATGCCGCTTTACGTGCAGGTTAAACTACTGCGAGTTCTCCAGGAGCGCGTTGTCATCCGCCTTGGCTCCAACAGGCTTATCTCCGTCAATGTGCGCGTTATTGCCGCCAGTAACGAAGACCTCCGCGACTGCATTGCGCGCAATGCCTTTCGCGAAGATCTTTTCTATCGGCTCAACGTCATTCCCCTCGATATGCCGCCATTACGGCAGCGTGTTGGGGATGTGCCCATTCTTGCCAACTTTTTTCTGGATAAATACTGCGCCCTGTTTCAAAAACGCCGCCCCCGGCTGAGATCGTCAGTGCAGCACCTGCTTGAGCAGTATCCCTGGCCGGGCAACGTGCGCGAACTGGAACACGTGGTGGAATACGCCGTCAACATGATGCCCGAAGACGGCACCATTGATATTGACTGTCTGCCAGCAAAGCTGCTGGACGACGTGCGCCGTCTGAAAACACCTGCCCCCCCAGCAGTGGAACAAGATCCCCCAATTTCAGGCGTGCAGCAGATCATTCCCTTGGCGCAAATGGAAGAACAGGCCATCCGTGCAGCATTAAATGTTTTTGGCACCAGCACTGCGGGCAAAAAAAAGGCAGCCCAGGCCTTGGGATTGAGCCTGGCGACCTTCTACCGCAAGCTTCATTCTTTCTCAAATTAA
- the dpaL gene encoding diaminopropionate ammonia-lyase: MSIRMHLNSYQKTPGTGTDLSTLSPSVAKNVRSFHATFKEYEPTPLNRLPGLAAELGVKNVFVKDESKRFGLNAFKVLGGSYAMGRYIADKIHLPLQSLTRANLDAPEAKAKAGDITFITTTDGNHGRGLAWTARELGYKCIVFMPKGSEEIRKNNILAEGAQCTVTDLNYDEAVRMSWGLAQENGYVMVQDTAWEGYEEIPTWIMQGYMTLATEALEQLKAMDALPTHCFLQAGVGSFAGAVVGSLVAALGEKAPKFIIVEPHSANCIYKSAVAGDGKPHTVGGDLQTLMAGLACGEPNTISWEILRDYSTAYISCPDYVAANGMRILAAPLRGDAPIVSGESGAVTTGIVQWLMKHPAAEAQRIALGLGEDSSVLLISTEGNTAPEVYKNVVWLGAHPDLDPA, translated from the coding sequence ATGTCTATCAGGATGCACCTGAATTCTTACCAAAAAACTCCCGGCACGGGCACCGATCTTTCGACATTATCCCCCTCGGTTGCCAAAAACGTGCGATCTTTCCACGCCACCTTCAAGGAATACGAACCCACGCCGCTGAACCGGTTGCCGGGGCTGGCCGCCGAGCTTGGGGTGAAAAACGTATTCGTCAAGGACGAATCCAAACGCTTCGGGCTTAACGCCTTCAAGGTGCTTGGCGGCTCTTACGCCATGGGGCGCTACATTGCGGACAAAATACACCTGCCGCTGCAAAGTCTCACGCGTGCCAACCTTGATGCTCCCGAAGCAAAGGCCAAGGCTGGCGATATCACCTTTATCACCACCACGGACGGCAATCACGGGCGCGGCCTCGCCTGGACGGCCCGTGAGCTGGGCTACAAGTGCATAGTCTTCATGCCCAAGGGATCGGAAGAAATCCGCAAGAACAATATTCTGGCCGAAGGCGCGCAGTGCACAGTGACCGACCTCAATTACGACGAGGCCGTGCGCATGAGCTGGGGCCTTGCCCAGGAAAACGGCTATGTGATGGTACAGGACACCGCCTGGGAAGGTTATGAAGAAATCCCCACCTGGATCATGCAGGGCTACATGACCCTTGCGACCGAAGCTCTTGAGCAGCTCAAGGCCATGGACGCCCTGCCCACGCACTGTTTCCTCCAGGCGGGCGTCGGTTCGTTTGCCGGTGCGGTTGTGGGCAGTCTGGTTGCCGCCCTGGGCGAAAAAGCCCCCAAGTTCATCATTGTGGAGCCGCACTCGGCCAACTGCATCTACAAGTCGGCCGTGGCAGGCGATGGCAAACCCCATACCGTGGGGGGCGACCTGCAAACCCTGATGGCCGGCCTTGCCTGCGGCGAGCCCAACACCATCAGCTGGGAAATCCTGCGCGACTACTCCACCGCCTACATTTCCTGCCCCGACTATGTGGCAGCCAACGGCATGCGCATTCTTGCCGCACCGCTCCGCGGCGACGCCCCCATTGTTTCGGGCGAATCCGGCGCTGTGACCACTGGTATCGTGCAGTGGCTCATGAAGCACCCGGCAGCCGAAGCCCAGCGCATAGCCCTTGGGCTTGGCGAGGATTCCTCCGTGCTGCTCATCAGCACCGAGGGCAATACAGCTCCTGAAGTTTACAAAAATGTTGTCTGGCTCGGGGCGCACCCCGACCTTGATCCGGCTTAG
- a CDS encoding YgeY family selenium metabolism-linked hydrolase — MDFAKITELSKKYEPQMTRFLRDMIAIPSESCQEEAVVKRIKQEMEAVGFDRVEIDKMGNVIGYMGNGPRLVAFDAHIDTVGIGERANWTFDPYQGYEDTETIGGRGASDQEGGMASMVYGARIMKELGIIPADVTVAMVGTVQEEDCDGLCWQYLIKEHGLKPEFVVSTEPTDGGIYRGQRGRMEIRVDVRGVSCHGSAPERGDNAIFRMGHILTELEELHKKLQDDPFLGKGSLTVSQIFYSSPSRCAVADGCSISIDRRLTMGEDKDLALGQIRDLPSVRAAGDLVKVSMYTYEAPSWTGLVYPTDCYFPTWVLPQDHVVCKSAEEAYRNLFGKEGRTDKWTFSTNGVSIMGMFGIPVVGFGPGKEKEAHAPNEKTWKEDLVRCAALYAALPATYAQKG, encoded by the coding sequence ATGGATTTCGCCAAGATCACTGAACTCAGCAAAAAATACGAACCTCAGATGACGCGCTTTCTGCGCGACATGATCGCCATTCCTTCCGAAAGCTGCCAGGAAGAAGCCGTCGTCAAGCGCATCAAGCAGGAAATGGAAGCCGTGGGCTTTGACCGCGTGGAAATCGACAAGATGGGCAACGTCATCGGCTACATGGGCAACGGACCGCGCCTTGTCGCCTTTGACGCGCACATCGACACTGTGGGCATTGGTGAACGCGCCAACTGGACCTTCGATCCCTACCAGGGATACGAAGACACCGAAACCATCGGCGGCCGGGGCGCTTCCGACCAGGAAGGCGGTATGGCTTCAATGGTTTACGGCGCGCGGATCATGAAAGAACTGGGCATTATCCCCGCTGACGTTACCGTGGCCATGGTCGGCACTGTACAAGAAGAAGACTGCGATGGCCTGTGCTGGCAGTACCTTATCAAGGAACACGGCCTCAAACCCGAATTTGTGGTTTCCACTGAACCCACCGACGGCGGCATTTACCGTGGTCAGCGCGGCCGCATGGAAATCCGCGTGGATGTGCGCGGTGTCTCCTGCCACGGCTCCGCCCCCGAACGTGGCGACAACGCCATCTTCCGCATGGGGCATATTCTCACCGAGCTGGAAGAGCTGCACAAAAAGCTGCAGGACGACCCATTCCTCGGCAAGGGTTCGCTGACTGTTTCGCAGATTTTCTACTCCTCCCCTTCGCGCTGCGCCGTGGCCGACGGCTGCTCCATTTCCATCGACCGCCGCCTGACCATGGGCGAAGACAAGGATCTTGCCCTCGGCCAGATACGCGACCTGCCTTCCGTGCGCGCCGCTGGCGACCTTGTGAAGGTGTCCATGTACACCTACGAGGCTCCCTCATGGACCGGCCTTGTATACCCCACAGACTGCTACTTCCCCACCTGGGTACTGCCCCAGGATCACGTTGTCTGCAAATCCGCTGAAGAAGCGTACCGCAACCTCTTTGGCAAGGAAGGCCGCACCGACAAGTGGACCTTCTCCACCAACGGCGTGTCCATCATGGGCATGTTCGGCATCCCGGTAGTGGGCTTTGGCCCTGGCAAAGAAAAGGAAGCGCACGCCCCCAATGAAAAAACCTGGAAGGAAGATCTCGTGCGCTGCGCCGCCCTCTACGCCGCCCTTCCGGCCACCTACGCACAAAAAGGATAA
- a CDS encoding carbamate kinase, with product MSATQRDLVVIAIGGNSLISARDKKSVTDQYDAICTTVAHIADVIESGRRVVITHGNGPQVGFILLRSEIARKSNGLHSVPLVSCVADTQGAIGWQIQQALTNELAARKHQGRVVSLVTQVRVNADDPGFTNPDKFVGEFYDAEDLPALREQNPQWELKEDPGRGWRRVVPSPAPVEIVELDAIRALLNDGFNLVTVGGGGIPVVDQGNGALRGVDAVIDKDLASRLLANALGAGTLIISTGVEKVCVNFGKPDQKALGQTTAAEMQAYYDQGQFPAGSMGPKVKAALDFLAAGGERVIITSPEHLKAAINNQGGTHIVP from the coding sequence ATGAGCGCCACGCAAAGGGATCTTGTCGTCATCGCCATAGGTGGCAACTCGCTTATCAGCGCGCGCGATAAAAAAAGCGTCACGGATCAGTATGATGCCATCTGTACCACAGTGGCCCATATAGCGGACGTTATCGAGTCGGGCCGCAGGGTGGTTATTACCCACGGCAACGGCCCGCAGGTGGGGTTTATCCTGCTGAGGTCAGAAATAGCACGCAAAAGCAACGGATTGCATTCCGTACCGCTGGTTTCGTGCGTTGCCGACACGCAGGGGGCCATTGGCTGGCAGATCCAGCAGGCCCTTACCAACGAGCTTGCGGCACGCAAGCATCAGGGGCGCGTTGTCAGCCTTGTCACCCAGGTGAGGGTAAACGCCGATGACCCCGGCTTTACCAACCCCGACAAGTTCGTTGGGGAATTCTACGATGCGGAAGACCTGCCTGCACTGCGCGAGCAGAATCCCCAGTGGGAACTCAAGGAAGACCCGGGCCGGGGCTGGCGGCGCGTGGTTCCCAGTCCTGCGCCGGTGGAAATTGTGGAGCTGGATGCCATCCGCGCCCTGCTCAATGATGGATTCAATCTGGTGACTGTGGGCGGCGGCGGCATCCCGGTGGTGGATCAGGGCAACGGCGCGCTGCGCGGCGTTGACGCCGTTATCGACAAAGATCTGGCCTCGCGCCTGCTTGCCAACGCCCTTGGGGCTGGCACGCTGATCATTTCCACAGGTGTGGAAAAGGTCTGCGTCAATTTTGGCAAACCAGATCAAAAAGCCCTTGGGCAGACAACAGCCGCCGAAATGCAGGCCTATTACGATCAGGGGCAGTTCCCGGCTGGCAGCATGGGGCCCAAAGTCAAGGCGGCTCTGGATTTCCTGGCCGCTGGCGGGGAAAGGGTGATCATTACCAGCCCAGAGCACCTCAAGGCCGCCATCAACAATCAGGGCGGCACCCACATTGTGCCTTAA